A region from the Arachis ipaensis cultivar K30076 chromosome B01, Araip1.1, whole genome shotgun sequence genome encodes:
- the LOC107628097 gene encoding DExH-box ATP-dependent RNA helicase DExH17-like isoform X1: MMCGRAGRPPFDDTGLVIIMTRRETVNRATFACIFYCPPSLNPLSDHFYVLLSYIMLFFTFTLPKFNLLFLFQVHLYENLLNGCEVVESQLLPCVTEHLLAEIVQLTVTDITKAIEWLQCSYLYVRMKKNPENYSIKKGISGDRLVKHVQDICVKKVNELSQHQMVEIDKDGFLLSPLDPGRLMTVLFEI, from the exons ATG ATGTGTGGAAGGGCAGGGCGACCACCATTTGATGATACAGGCTTGGTTATAATCATGACAAGGAGGGAAACGGTGAACCGAGCTACATTCGCATGCATTTTTTACTGTCCTCCTTCTCTTAATCCTTTGAGTGATCACTTCTATGTGTTATTGTCCTATATAATGCTTTTTTTCACTTTTACTCTCCCAAAATTcaatttactctttttatttcagGTTCATTTGTATGAGAATCTCTTAAATGGATGTGAAGTAGTGGAATCACA ATTGCTTCCATGTGTGACGGAACATTTACTTGCGGAAATAGTTCAACTGACAGTAACTGATATTACAAAAGCAATTGAGTGGTTGCAATGCTCATACTTGTATGTTAGAATGAAAAAG AACCCTGAGAACTATTCAATTAAGAAAGGAATTTCTGGTGATCGTTTAGTGAAGCATGTTCAAG ATATTTGTGTTAAGAAAGTTAACGAGTTATCTCAGCACCAAATGGTAGAGATTGATAAAGATGGTTTCCTCTTGAGCCCATTAG ATCCTGGGAGGCTAATGACAGTATTATTTGAGATTTGA
- the LOC107628097 gene encoding DExH-box ATP-dependent RNA helicase DExH17-like isoform X4: protein MCGRAGRPPFDDTGLVIIMTRRETVHLYENLLNGCEVVESQLLPCVTEHLLAEIVQLTVTDITKAIEWLQCSYLYVRMKKNPENYSIKKGISGDRLVKHVQDICVKKVNELSQHQMVEIDKDGFLLSPLDPGRLMTVLFEI from the exons ATGTGTGGAAGGGCAGGGCGACCACCATTTGATGATACAGGCTTGGTTATAATCATGACAAGGAGGGAAACG GTTCATTTGTATGAGAATCTCTTAAATGGATGTGAAGTAGTGGAATCACA ATTGCTTCCATGTGTGACGGAACATTTACTTGCGGAAATAGTTCAACTGACAGTAACTGATATTACAAAAGCAATTGAGTGGTTGCAATGCTCATACTTGTATGTTAGAATGAAAAAG AACCCTGAGAACTATTCAATTAAGAAAGGAATTTCTGGTGATCGTTTAGTGAAGCATGTTCAAG ATATTTGTGTTAAGAAAGTTAACGAGTTATCTCAGCACCAAATGGTAGAGATTGATAAAGATGGTTTCCTCTTGAGCCCATTAG ATCCTGGGAGGCTAATGACAGTATTATTTGAGATTTGA
- the LOC110270410 gene encoding acyltransferase-like protein At1g54570, chloroplastic: MEPLTQGEEYKVIWPDHPEFVRMAARFGTTIVPFGTVGEDDIADILLDFNDLAKIPYFIEYVRELQRGLVKFKDEISGEVASRDIAPPLILPKLPGRFYYLFGKPISTKGMENMLKDREAANKL, translated from the exons ATGGAGCCTCTAACTCAG GGGGAAGAGTACAAGGTAATTTGGCCGGATCATCCAGAGTTTGTGCGTATGGCGGCGCGATTTGGCACTACAATCGTGCCATTTGGTACTGTGGGCGAAGATGATATAGCTGAT ATACTTCTTGACTTCAATGACTTAGCGAAGATCCCTTATTTCATAGAGTATGTCAGAGAATTGCAGCGAGGCTTGGTAAAGTTCAA AGATGAGATAAGTGGTGAGGTAGCAAGCAGAGATATAGCTCCACCATTGATTCTTCCAAAATTGCCTGGAAGATTCTACTATCTATTTGGGAAGCCAATAAGCACAAAAGGGATGGAGAACATGCTTAAAGACAGAGAAGCTGCCAACAAACTATGA
- the LOC107628097 gene encoding DExH-box ATP-dependent RNA helicase DExH17-like isoform X2 gives MCGRAGRPPFDDTGLVIIMTRRETVNRATFACIFYCPPSLNPLSDHFYVLLSYIMLFFTFTLPKFNLLFLFQVHLYENLLNGCEVVESQLLPCVTEHLLAEIVQLTVTDITKAIEWLQCSYLYVRMKKNPENYSIKKGISGDRLVKHVQDICVKKVNELSQHQMVEIDKDGFLLSPLDPGRLMTVLFEI, from the exons ATGTGTGGAAGGGCAGGGCGACCACCATTTGATGATACAGGCTTGGTTATAATCATGACAAGGAGGGAAACGGTGAACCGAGCTACATTCGCATGCATTTTTTACTGTCCTCCTTCTCTTAATCCTTTGAGTGATCACTTCTATGTGTTATTGTCCTATATAATGCTTTTTTTCACTTTTACTCTCCCAAAATTcaatttactctttttatttcagGTTCATTTGTATGAGAATCTCTTAAATGGATGTGAAGTAGTGGAATCACA ATTGCTTCCATGTGTGACGGAACATTTACTTGCGGAAATAGTTCAACTGACAGTAACTGATATTACAAAAGCAATTGAGTGGTTGCAATGCTCATACTTGTATGTTAGAATGAAAAAG AACCCTGAGAACTATTCAATTAAGAAAGGAATTTCTGGTGATCGTTTAGTGAAGCATGTTCAAG ATATTTGTGTTAAGAAAGTTAACGAGTTATCTCAGCACCAAATGGTAGAGATTGATAAAGATGGTTTCCTCTTGAGCCCATTAG ATCCTGGGAGGCTAATGACAGTATTATTTGAGATTTGA
- the LOC107628097 gene encoding DExH-box ATP-dependent RNA helicase DExH17-like isoform X3: MMCGRAGRPPFDDTGLVIIMTRRETVHLYENLLNGCEVVESQLLPCVTEHLLAEIVQLTVTDITKAIEWLQCSYLYVRMKKNPENYSIKKGISGDRLVKHVQDICVKKVNELSQHQMVEIDKDGFLLSPLDPGRLMTVLFEI, encoded by the exons ATG ATGTGTGGAAGGGCAGGGCGACCACCATTTGATGATACAGGCTTGGTTATAATCATGACAAGGAGGGAAACG GTTCATTTGTATGAGAATCTCTTAAATGGATGTGAAGTAGTGGAATCACA ATTGCTTCCATGTGTGACGGAACATTTACTTGCGGAAATAGTTCAACTGACAGTAACTGATATTACAAAAGCAATTGAGTGGTTGCAATGCTCATACTTGTATGTTAGAATGAAAAAG AACCCTGAGAACTATTCAATTAAGAAAGGAATTTCTGGTGATCGTTTAGTGAAGCATGTTCAAG ATATTTGTGTTAAGAAAGTTAACGAGTTATCTCAGCACCAAATGGTAGAGATTGATAAAGATGGTTTCCTCTTGAGCCCATTAG ATCCTGGGAGGCTAATGACAGTATTATTTGAGATTTGA